The following coding sequences lie in one Lolium perenne isolate Kyuss_39 chromosome 2, Kyuss_2.0, whole genome shotgun sequence genomic window:
- the LOC127337127 gene encoding uncharacterized protein isoform X1, whose translation MASIVVIALVLILDLLAFVLAIGAERRRSMAYVNVDDVGRAYCVYSTDASTWYGVGALSLLLAGQTLAMAASRCFCCGRALSPGRWRAFSGVCFVICWLTFVIAELCLLAGSVRNAYHTKYSGYFINGPPHCHMLRKGVFAAGAAFTFLTALFTELHYIFYAKARSAAAATPPIIHGGGIGMTRI comes from the exons ATGGCGTCCATCGTCGTCATCGCGCTGGTGCTCATCCTCGACCTCCTCGCCTTCGTCCTCGCCATCGGCGCCGAGCGACGCCGGAGCATG GCGTACGTGAACGTGGACGACGTCGGGAGGGCCTACTGCGTCTACAGCACGGACGCCTCCACCTGGTACGGCGTCGGCGCGCTCTCGCTGCTCCTCGCCGGCCAGACCCTCGCCATGGCCGCCAGCAGGTGCTTCTGCTGCGGCCGCGCGCTCTCGCCCGGGCGGTGGCGCGCCTTCTCCGGTGTCTGCTTCGTCATCTGCTG GCTGACGTTCGTGATCGCCGAGCTGTGCCTGCTGGCCGGGTCGGTCCGCAACGCGTACCACACAAAGTACAGTGGCTACTTCATCAACGGGCCGCCCCACTGTCACATGCTTCGCAAGGGCGTGTTCGCTGCCGGCGCCGCCTTTACCTTCCTCACGGCGCTCTTCACCGAGCTCCACTACATCTTCTACGCTAAGGCCCGCTCCGCCGCCGCTGCCACCCCTCCCATTATCCATGGAGGCGGCATCGGCATGACCCGCATCTGA
- the LOC127337127 gene encoding uncharacterized protein isoform X2, which translates to MASIVVISLVLILDLLAFVLAIGAERRRSMAYVNVDDAGRAYCVYSTDASTWYGVGALSLLLAGQALAMGASRCFCCGRALSPGRWRAFSGVCFVTCWLTFVIAELCLLAGSVRNAYHTKYSGYFINGPPHCHMLRKGVFAAGAAFTFLTALFTELHYIFYAKARSAAAATPPIIHGGGIGMTRI; encoded by the exons ATGGCGTCCATCGTCGTCATCTCGCTGGTGCTCATCCTCGACCTCCTCGCCTTCGTCCTTGCCATCGGCGCCGAGCGACGCCGGAGCATG GCGTACGTGAACGTGGACGACGCCGGGAGGGCCTACTGCGTCTACAGCACGGACGCGTCCACATGGTACGGCGTCGGCGCGCTCTCGCTGCTCCTCGCCGGCCAGGCCCTCGCCATGGGCGCCAGCAGGTGCTTCTGCTGCGGCCGCGCGCTCTCGCCCGGGCGGTGGCGCGCCTTCTCCGGCGTCTGCTTCGTCACCTGCTG GCTGACGTTCGTGATCGCCGAGCTGTGCCTGCTGGCCGGGTCGGTCCGCAACGCGTACCACACAAAGTACAGTGGCTACTTCATCAACGGGCCGCCCCACTGTCACATGCTTCGCAAGGGCGTGTTCGCTGCCGGCGCCGCCTTTACCTTCCTCACGGCGCTCTTCACCGAGCTCCACTACATCTTCTACGCTAAGGCCCGCTCCGCCGCCGCTGCCACCCCTCCCATTATCCATGGAGGCGGCATCGGCATGACCCGCATCTGA